CATTTTCAATGGCTGCAAACCGGCAGCAGCGAGGAACTTGGCCCGGACAAGCTGCAGCAGGTCGGGCATGAAATGGCCGATGTGCTGGTTTATCTGATCCGGCTGGCTGATAAGCTGGATATCGATCTCAACGCGGCAGTGGCAGAAAAAATGGTGCTTAACCGTGCCAAGTATCCGGCCGATCAAGTGCGCGGCGATGCGCGCAAATACTACGAATACAAAAATCCCTGACGCTTCCGCAGGTCGGGTGGCCGTTGCGCCATCAGTCAGCCGTGGACATTGGCCTTAGGGCGATGCGGGCGAACCGGCTTGGCCAGTTTGTCTGGCGCCAAGGCGTCTGCATTCAGGCACTCGCCTTCGGCCCAGCTGTCACGCAGCGTGACGCGTAGGGCCAGCAAGTGTTGCTGCTGCTGGCGCAAGGTACCCATGAGCTGTTCAATCTCTTGCAGCCGGCCGTCCAGCTTGCTCAGCAACTCATCTTTGGCCAGGTCCTCGTGACTGGCAAATACGCTGCGTATCGCATCCAGCGAAAAGCCCAGCCCCTGCGCCATCTGGATCCGCCGCAGACGTTCCACAGCTGCATCGGCATATTCGCGATAGCCGTTGGCGCCGCGTTGCGCCTTGGGCAGCAGGCCGCTTTGCTCGTAGTAGCGGATGGCGGAGGGCGCCACGCCGGTTTTTTCCGCCAGTTCCCCGATCTTCATAATGCTTGACCTTCAAGTTGACTTTAAACTTAGGATACAGTATTTCCACCTTTCGTTGACGGATCCGCCATGCAATCAGCCCTGTTTTCAAGCTTGCAACTACCGAATGGCAGCGTGCTGCCCAACCGCCTGGCCAAGGCCGCCATGGAAGAAAACATGGCCGATGTGGGACAGCTGCCCGGTCCGGCGATACGGCGTTTGTACCAGGCCTGGGCCGAGGGCGGCGCCGGGCTGATCATCACCGGCAACGTCATGATCGACGGCGCGGCGCTGACCGGTCCGGGCGGTATCGTGCTGGAAGCCGACACCCCGTTGGAGCTTTTCAGGCAATGGGCCGACGCCGCCAAGCACAAGGGCGCGCAAGTGTGGATGCAGATCAACCATCCAGGCCGCCAGGTGATGGCGGCCATGGGCGGCCGCGCCTGGGCGCCTTCGGCGGTGGCGCTGGACATGGGCAAGCACAGCAAGCTGTTTGTGCAGCCGAAAGCCATGAGCGGCGCCGAGATTGAGGAAGTGGTCGGCCGTTTCGCCGCCACTGCCGCCGCCGCTGAGCGCGCCGGCTTCAACGGCGTCGAGATTCACGCCGCGCATGGCTACCTGATATCGCAGTTCCTGTCGCCGCTCAGCAATCAGCGCCAGGATGACTGGGGCGGCGGCCTGGCCAACCGGGCGCGTCTGTTGCTGGATGTGGTGCGCGCGGTAAGAGCAACAGTCTCGGCCGGGTTTTGCGTGGCGGTGAAGCTGAACTCCGCCGATTTCCAGCGCGGCGGCTTTACCGAAGACGATGCGCGGCAAGTGATTCTGTGGCTGAACGAACTCTCCGTGGACCTGGTCGAGCTGTCTGGCGGCAGCTATGAAAGCCCGGCCATGCAAGGAAAAACCGCCGATGGCCGCAGCCTGGCGCGCGAAGCCTATTTCCTAGAGTTCGCCAAAGAACTGGCCGGCGTTGCCCGCATGCCGCTGATGACCACCGGCGGCATCCGGCGCAGGGCGGTTGCCGAGCAAGTGCTGGCTGGAGGAGTAGCCGTGGCTGGCATGGCCACCGCACTGGCGCTGGCGCCTGACCTGCCGGCGCAATGGCGGGCCGGCGGCGATCAGGCTGCGCACAGTCCGCAAGTCGACTGGAAAGACCAGGTCATGGCGGCAGTGGCGCGCATGGCCCTGGTCAAGCGCCGCTTGCGCTTGCTGGGCGCCAGCCGCAGCATGAGCGGCAATCATTCACCGTTGCTGAGCCTGATCGTCGACCAGCTGCGTACGCGGCGGCTGACGCGGCGCTACCGGCGCTGGTCGCAGGCGCGCGCCTGAAGCGTGCATGCGCTTATAAGGTGATGGTGCCGCGACCCAGTTCGATGACATTGCCGCCCACCTGGATCGCGGCGTCGGCCGTTACTTGCAGGCGCAGCAGGCAAGGGCGCTTGACCGCCGCACCCTGTTCAATCTGGTATTGCAGCGGCAGCGCATGGCCCTTGGCGATCAGCCAGCCGCCGAGATTGGCGCAGGCCGAGCCGGTGCCGGGATCCTCGGCCACGCCGCCGCCGGCCTTGGCGAAGAAGTAACGTGATACCACCCGGCCCGGACGCTCAGGATCGAAAGCAAACACATAGACTGTCTTACGTTCCAGGCTGCTGACCGGCCAGGCATCGAGCTGCCCGCTGTCGGGACAGGCGCGCTGTACCGCATCGACGCTGCGCAGCGCCACCAATAACTGATCGCTGCCGGTGTCCACCCATAAAGGCGCGTCCAGCACCTCATCCGGATGCAAGCCTAGCAATGCCGCCATCGCGGTGCTTGTCATGTTCTCCGGTGCGGTCTTCAAGCCGTCCGGCTGCGGCGCGGTCAAGGTCCAGACATTACCTTCCGCGCGTACCGGCACCACGCCGGCCTTGAATTCCAGCGTCAAGGCATCGCCAGTGCCGGCCAGCTCCCGCACCACCTGGGCCGTGCCCAGCGTCGGATGGCCGGCAAAGCGCATTTCATAGTCGGGCGTGAAGATGCGCACCTTTGCATCGGCCTGTTCCGAAGGCAGGATGAAGGTGGTTTCCGAGAGGTTGAACTGCAACGCCAGCGCCCGCATGGTGGCGTCGTCCATGCCGCGTGCATCTTCAAATACGCACAGCTGGTTGCCGCCGAAAGTGGATTCCGCGAAAACGTTGAGGAGCCGGAAGGCATAAGTGCTCATGGATGTCCTGTGGTTCTGTAGTGAGTTGAAAAAGGAGTTGAAAAAACTGCACGCCCTGTACCTGCGTGCGATTCTTGCGCAAGGGCGAAAACGCTATCCTACCGCACGGAGCATGTGGTTTTCAGGTATTTCCTTGACAATATCAGCAACATGGCGCACAAGTTTACCTTGTGCCGATCCATCGTTCATCGGTCAGCGGAGGCTCCAAAAAATGGACTTCAATTTACCCGAGTTGATCGAGCTGGAGCGCATCATCCAGGAAGGCCGGCCTTACCTGGACAGCAGGATTGTGTGCGACATCGAACTGAAGGGACATCGCTTCCCGGTCTATGTCCTCAGCATCGGCAGCAAGGACCCGGCTGCGCCCGCGGTCGGCTTCTTCGGCGGCGTGCACGGCCTCGAAAAGATCGGCACCCGGGTATTGCTGGCCTTCTTGCGCAGCTTGCTGTCGCGTATGAAATGGGATGCGGTGCTGCATCACCAGCTGGCCTCGGTGCGCCTGGTTTTCATGCCGCTGGTCAATCCCGCAGGCATGTGGGACAGCACCCGCTGCAATCCGCGCGGCGTCGACCTGATGCGCAATGCCCCGGTCGATGCCAGCGAGAGGGTACACTTCCTGCTGGGCGGGCAACGCATCAGCGCACGCCTGCCATGGTATCGCGGCGTCAGCGATGCGCCGATGGAAGCCGAAGCCCAGGCACTTTGCAGCGTGGTGCGGGAAGAGCTGATGAGCCGCGAGTTCAGCATCGCCCTGGATTGCCATTCCGGCTTCGGCGCCAAGGACCGCATCTGGTTTCCTTACGCGCACAGCCGCACGCCGATTCGCCATTTGCCCGAAATTCTCGCCCTTGCCGATTTGTTCAACCAGACCTATCGCGAGCACAATTATCTGTTCGAAGCCCAAAACTCTCAGTACCTGACCCATGGCGACCTGTGGGATTACCTGTACTTGCAGATGCCGCCCGGCGGCGGCCAGGTATTTCTCCCGCTCACGCTGGAGATGGGATCCTGGCTATGGGTAAAGGAAAATCCGCGCC
The sequence above is a segment of the Collimonas sp. PA-H2 genome. Coding sequences within it:
- a CDS encoding M14 family zinc carboxypeptidase; protein product: MDFNLPELIELERIIQEGRPYLDSRIVCDIELKGHRFPVYVLSIGSKDPAAPAVGFFGGVHGLEKIGTRVLLAFLRSLLSRMKWDAVLHHQLASVRLVFMPLVNPAGMWDSTRCNPRGVDLMRNAPVDASERVHFLLGGQRISARLPWYRGVSDAPMEAEAQALCSVVREELMSREFSIALDCHSGFGAKDRIWFPYAHSRTPIRHLPEILALADLFNQTYREHNYLFEAQNSQYLTHGDLWDYLYLQMPPGGGQVFLPLTLEMGSWLWVKENPRQLFSRQGMFNPRSPSRLHRVLRSHLIWFEFLTHAASAHKNWIPAGSASAAQSAACHE
- a CDS encoding MerR family transcriptional regulator, with the translated sequence MKIGELAEKTGVAPSAIRYYEQSGLLPKAQRGANGYREYADAAVERLRRIQMAQGLGFSLDAIRSVFASHEDLAKDELLSKLDGRLQEIEQLMGTLRQQQQHLLALRVTLRDSWAEGECLNADALAPDKLAKPVRPHRPKANVHG
- a CDS encoding nucleotide pyrophosphohydrolase; this encodes MSDQPGKGEYGGEFAKLREEIRVFVDERDWDQFHTPKNLSSALCVEAAELLEHFQWLQTGSSEELGPDKLQQVGHEMADVLVYLIRLADKLDIDLNAAVAEKMVLNRAKYPADQVRGDARKYYEYKNP
- a CDS encoding NADH:flavin oxidoreductase/NADH oxidase family protein — its product is MQSALFSSLQLPNGSVLPNRLAKAAMEENMADVGQLPGPAIRRLYQAWAEGGAGLIITGNVMIDGAALTGPGGIVLEADTPLELFRQWADAAKHKGAQVWMQINHPGRQVMAAMGGRAWAPSAVALDMGKHSKLFVQPKAMSGAEIEEVVGRFAATAAAAERAGFNGVEIHAAHGYLISQFLSPLSNQRQDDWGGGLANRARLLLDVVRAVRATVSAGFCVAVKLNSADFQRGGFTEDDARQVILWLNELSVDLVELSGGSYESPAMQGKTADGRSLAREAYFLEFAKELAGVARMPLMTTGGIRRRAVAEQVLAGGVAVAGMATALALAPDLPAQWRAGGDQAAHSPQVDWKDQVMAAVARMALVKRRLRLLGASRSMSGNHSPLLSLIVDQLRTRRLTRRYRRWSQARA
- a CDS encoding PhzF family phenazine biosynthesis protein; this encodes MSTYAFRLLNVFAESTFGGNQLCVFEDARGMDDATMRALALQFNLSETTFILPSEQADAKVRIFTPDYEMRFAGHPTLGTAQVVRELAGTGDALTLEFKAGVVPVRAEGNVWTLTAPQPDGLKTAPENMTSTAMAALLGLHPDEVLDAPLWVDTGSDQLLVALRSVDAVQRACPDSGQLDAWPVSSLERKTVYVFAFDPERPGRVVSRYFFAKAGGGVAEDPGTGSACANLGGWLIAKGHALPLQYQIEQGAAVKRPCLLRLQVTADAAIQVGGNVIELGRGTITL